AGGCGTCAAATAACTGTTGAGTCGCTATTCTAATTTTAGGCTTGGTCACATTATCAGACTTGTCAGACATGACTCATGttagacagtgtgtgtgtgtgtgtgtgtgtgtgtgtgtgtgtgcgtgcgtgcgtgtgtgtgtgtgtgtgtgtgtgtgtggtcatcttttattcatgtgtctgtgtgtgtgtgtgtgtctgtatttaTCTTAATAGAAAAAAATTCAAAGACATACTTTGGTTTCCTGTGATTGGGCATCAGCCATTCATATGATCAGCTGTTTGATCTCACCGATGAAATTCTGACACCTGCTGGTTGTGTTTTAGTAATGCTCATGACCTCaggatatgatatgatatactTTGCCATACATTTGTCTCAATTCATACCAGAtgcattattaaatataaatgtaatcaaacagaaataaaaaactatatttaataaaaaaaattctgctgTCTCTCTTTGGTTTGTCCGTCTCAGGAGGGCAGTTTGTGGTCATCTGATTGCACAGGCCCGTCTGGTGCCATGAGTGAGGTATGTTTCCTGTCTCCTCACACACGGTGTCTCGGTTTTATCCTGATGTCACGCATGCAGTTTCACTCGTGCGTTTCTGTCTCTCCAGCAGGTTTATGCTCCTCGACCGCCCGACCGTGTCCCTTCTTACCTGCAGCGCGAACGTCTGTCCCGCCTTCAGCCCACCTACCCTTACTTGCCGCACACCATCATCGACCTTCCCCCGACCATCCCGCTGTCAGACGGAGAAGAACCACCGCCATACCAGGGTCCGTGCACTCTCCAGCTCCGAGACCCGGAACAGCAGCTAGAGCTCAACAGAGAGTCTGTCCGTGCCCCTCCTAACCGCACTGTCTTCGATAGTCCGCTCATCGACGCGTCGCTGTGCCCACCGAGCGTGAACGCGGGCATCAGCGCTGGCAGGCTAGAGGGAGCTCCGCCCGCCTACAGTGAAGTAATGGGGCACTACTACCACCCCACGTCTTTACCGCACCACACGCAGACTCGACCCGGCACGGTTGCGCCTCTGGTGCGGGGTGTGCTGCAGTCGCCCCAGCTCAGCCGCACGGACAGCAAAAACGCCCGCAATAAAGAGAAGAACAAAGCTCAGCAGGTCTGACATTACAGAGCAAAAGCAGAGCAAAGCAACGTTGACACGGGCTGCG
The Triplophysa rosa linkage group LG7, Trosa_1v2, whole genome shotgun sequence genome window above contains:
- the pmepa1 gene encoding protein TMEPAI isoform X5, with the protein product MQLHAGEDLQPCAQTQCQSQLEFVQILVIVVVMMMMVVVITCLLNHYRLSARSLISRHGRARRRHLPLPSEGSLWSSDCTGPSGAMSEQVYAPRPPDRVPSYLQRERLSRLQPTYPYLPHTIIDLPPTIPLSDGEEPPPYQGPCTLQLRDPEQQLELNRESVRAPPNRTVFDSPLIDASLCPPSVNAGISAGRLEGAPPAYSEVMGHYYHPTSLPHHTQTRPGTVAPLVRGVLQSPQLSRTDSKNARNKEKNKAQQV
- the pmepa1 gene encoding protein TMEPAI isoform X3, which produces MFGFMGLMNGTTDTHTNVSCTCNCKRSTSFQSMAITQLEFVQILVIVVVMMMMVVVITCLLNHYRLSARSLISRHGRARRRHLPLPSEGSLWSSDCTGPSGAMSEQVYAPRPPDRVPSYLQRERLSRLQPTYPYLPHTIIDLPPTIPLSDGEEPPPYQGPCTLQLRDPEQQLELNRESVRAPPNRTVFDSPLIDASLCPPSVNAGISAGRLEGAPPAYSEVMGHYYHPTSLPHHTQTRPGTVAPLVRGVLQSPQLSRTDSKNARNKEKNKAQQV
- the pmepa1 gene encoding protein TMEPAI isoform X2 — encoded protein: MFLFDKRVWEEFVPLCVFTWGCFVWQTWSRDLEAATCLLVTAQLEFVQILVIVVVMMMMVVVITCLLNHYRLSARSLISRHGRARRRHLPLPSEGSLWSSDCTGPSGAMSEVYAPRPPDRVPSYLQRERLSRLQPTYPYLPHTIIDLPPTIPLSDGEEPPPYQGPCTLQLRDPEQQLELNRESVRAPPNRTVFDSPLIDASLCPPSVNAGISAGRLEGAPPAYSEVMGHYYHPTSLPHHTQTRPGTVAPLVRGVLQSPQLSRTDSKNARNKEKNKAQQV
- the pmepa1 gene encoding protein TMEPAI isoform X1, which encodes MFLFDKRVWEEFVPLCVFTWGCFVWQTWSRDLEAATCLLVTAQLEFVQILVIVVVMMMMVVVITCLLNHYRLSARSLISRHGRARRRHLPLPSEGSLWSSDCTGPSGAMSEQVYAPRPPDRVPSYLQRERLSRLQPTYPYLPHTIIDLPPTIPLSDGEEPPPYQGPCTLQLRDPEQQLELNRESVRAPPNRTVFDSPLIDASLCPPSVNAGISAGRLEGAPPAYSEVMGHYYHPTSLPHHTQTRPGTVAPLVRGVLQSPQLSRTDSKNARNKEKNKAQQV
- the pmepa1 gene encoding protein TMEPAI isoform X4, whose protein sequence is MFGFMGLMNGTTDTHTNVSCTCNCKRSTSFQSMAITQLEFVQILVIVVVMMMMVVVITCLLNHYRLSARSLISRHGRARRRHLPLPSEGSLWSSDCTGPSGAMSEVYAPRPPDRVPSYLQRERLSRLQPTYPYLPHTIIDLPPTIPLSDGEEPPPYQGPCTLQLRDPEQQLELNRESVRAPPNRTVFDSPLIDASLCPPSVNAGISAGRLEGAPPAYSEVMGHYYHPTSLPHHTQTRPGTVAPLVRGVLQSPQLSRTDSKNARNKEKNKAQQV